The DNA window TGGGACGAGAACATCATGTCATAGACATATTTGGCGGGCACCTCGGAGGAGATGCCCGGGCCGCCGCTCGTCTGCGCGACGACCAGGTCGTAGACCTTCACGATGCCGGTGGCGATGATGACGAGCGCAGTGATGAAGACCGGCCGCATCATCGGGATAACGATGAAGAGATAGGTTTTCCAGGCCGGTATGCCGTCGACCCGCGACGCTTTCCAGATCTCCTCGTCGATGCCGCGCAGGCCCGCCAGCATCAGGCACATGACAAGCCCCGTGCTCTGCCACAGGGCCGCGATCAGAATGCCGTAGATCACGATGTCGGGATTGTAGAGCGGATCAAAGGAGAAGCTCTCCCAGCCGAGTTCCCGCACCGTGTTCTGGATGCCGAAATCCGGGTTCAGGATCCATTGCCAGACGAGCCCGGTGACGATGAAGGAGAGCGCAAAGGGGTACAGGAAGATGGTGCGAAACGTGTTCTCGAAGCGGATCTTCTGATCGAGCAGCGCGGCGAGGAGGAAGCCGATGACCAGCGAGAACACCAGCATGCCAATACCGTAGATGAACAGGTTCTCGATCGAGACCAACCATCGCGGAGTCGACCACAACCGGTCATACTGGGCCAGGCCGACGAACCTGAGCCTCGGCAGAAGGCCGGAGCCGGTGAAGGAATAGATCACGGTCCAGATCGTGCCGCCGGCGAAGACCACCGAGGCGGTGAGGATCATCGGGATGGCGGCGATCTTCGCGTGAAGATTGCGGAAAAGCTGGTTCGGACGGCGTTGCTGCGGCATCGCATGATCTCCCGACCGGCGAATTTGAGGGTCATGATGCACCGGCCCGCTTGCGGCAGGGCCGGTGCATCATCGTCACGCGGTCAGGCGGCGCTGCCGATGATATCGGCGAAACGCTGCTGCGCATCCTCAGGCGTCATCGACGGCGTGCTGAAGAATTCCGCCATCAGATCGTTGATCTGGTTGATGACGTCCGGCGACATCAACTGCTCCTGAGAGGGGACGGCGCCACCGCCCTCCAGAATTGCCAGACCCTTCTTCATGCAGTCGTTGGCGGCACTCTGATCGATGTCGCCGCGGACCGGCACTGACCCTTTCTTCAGGTTGAAGGCGACCTGCACCTCGGGATCGAGCATGACCCTGGCCAGTTCCTCCTGCGCCTTGGACACCTCCGGATCGTCCACCAACGGGAAGTAGAACGCATCGCCGCCGGTTTCCAGAGCCTTGCCGACGCCAAGCCCGGGGAGGCAGGTATAGTCCTCGCCCGCAACTTCACCCGCCACCTGGAAATCGCCTTGGGCCCAGTCGCCGATGATCTGGCCTCCGGCCTGGTCCGTGATCACCAGATTGGTCGCCTGGTTCCAGTCCTGCACATTGGATTTGGCAGCCATCTTGCGCGCGTCATCGGCGGCCTTGAATATCCTGGCGACCTCCGGACCGGCCGCCACTTCGGCATCCTTGTCGCCATAGACCTTCTGATAGATCTCCGGCCCCGCGAGCGAAATCAGAAGCACACGGAATACGCCATGTATCTGCCAGGACTGGCTGCCGACGGCGAGCGGGATCTTGCCCGCCTTTTCCAACGCCGGAGCGGCTGCGACGAACTCGTCCCAGTTCGCCGGGACCGGTACGCCGGCATCCTCGAAAGCCTTGTTGGAGAGCCACAGCCATTCCCAGGAGTGAATATTGACGGGAACGCAATAGATCCTGCCGTCCAGCGTACAGCTGTCGAGCAGCGACGACGGCTCAACCACGTCGCGCCAGCCTTCCTGCTCGGCAAGGTCGGTCAGATCGCGCATGAAACCGGCTTCGACCAGTTCCGCCGCCTGCTGGCCATGATTGAACTGCGTCGCACCCATCGGGTCGCCGCCGGTGATGCGGCTGATCATAATGGGGCGCGCCGTATTGCCGCCACCGGCGATGGCGCCGTCGACCCACTTGTTTCCAGTGGCGTCGAAGGCCTTGGCGAACTCGGCCACGGCCGCAGCCTCGCCGCCGGACGTCCACCAGTGCGTCACTTCCAGATCGACGGCCTTGGCGGCCGTTGCGGCGGCCAGAAACGTCGTCGCAGTCAGGAATACCTTGATAGATTTCATCTTTTTTCCTCCCTTGGGTCCGCTTGGCAGTCTCCAACCACCCACACCGGCCTCCACCGATGTAATCGATTTAATACGCCTGGATCGGCGCCCTGCAATCGATTACATAGCAAGTTGATTTAGAGTTCCCTGGGTGTCAACCCATTTCCGCCCGGCGGGATCAAATTTTTTTCACAACTCGAAAGAAATACGCAAACCGCGGAAAGAAGTCCGGACGGCACGGCGTTGCGGGCGGATCGGCGCCAGCAGGTCCCGACGGCCTCCAGCCGCGTTGACGCGGACGCAACTTTTCCCGTAGACACCTCGTCGAGGTCATGGGGTATCGAACATGGCATTTGCCCGCGTAAACGGTGTCGTGCTGCACTACGAGGTGCGGGGACAGGCTGAACGGCCGGTCATCGCCTTCGCCAATTCGCTTGGCACGGACTTCCGCATCTGGAACGAAGTCGCTCTCCGTCTCGAAGGCGACTTCCGCCTCGTCCTCTATGACAAGCGCGGGCACGGGCTTTCGGAGGCCACGCCGCAGCCCTACGCGATGACCGACCACGTGCAGGATCTCGCCGCTCTTCTCGACCATCTCGGCATCAAGGCCGCCGCCATGGTCGGCCTGTCCGTCGGGGGCATGATCGCCCAGGGGCTCGCGGCGCTCAGGCCGGATCTCGTGCGCGCGCTGGTGCTGTGCGACACGGCCCACAAGATCGGCAATGAGGAGCTCTGGAACGGACGCATCAAGACGGCGAACGAAAGCGGCATCGCCTCTATGGCGGACGGTATCATGCAGCGCTGGTTCACGCCCGCCTACCGCACGCCGGAGAATCCCGATTATATCGGCTATCTCGCAATGCTCACACGCACGAGCCCGGAGGGCTACGCCGGCACATGCGCGGCACTGCGCGATGCGGACCTGACCGAATCCACCCGGGCGCTGAAGGTGCCCACATTGTGCGTGGTCGGCGATCAGGACGGATCCACGCCGCCAGACCTCGTACGCGAGATGGCGGACCTCATCCAGGGCGCGCGCTTCGAGATCATCGAGGATGCGGGACATCTGCCCTGCATAGAGCAGCCGGCAAGGACGGCAGAGCTGATCCGGTCCTTTGTGACGCAGGTTGAATAGGCGGGCCGCAGCACGAGCGGTTCTTTGAAAGGAAGAAACGGAATGGACATTCGCAGCGTCAACGAGGATTTCGCGGTCACCGCCCAGATCGCGCCCGTGCAGGTTGCCGACATCGCCGGGGCTGGTTTCAAGAGCATCGTCTGCAATCGTCCGGATACGGAAGACGGTGCGGTTCCCCATGATGCGGTGGAGGAGGCAGCACGCGCGGCCGGTCTCGAATTCCGCTTCATCCCGGTCGTCTCCGGCGCCATCACGGAACAGAACGTCCGCGACATGGCGGCGGTGCTCGAAACGCTCCCCCGGCCCGTGCTCGCCTATTGCCGCAGCGGCGCCCGCTGCCTCAATCTCTATGGCCTCGTGCAGCAGATGAAGGGCTGAGCCTATCGGCGGAGCCGGAGCCTCCTGACCTCTTCCTTCCGAAGCGGGATATCGAAATCCAGGAAGAATTCATCGAGCTGCGGCGGTTTGACCGTGGTGCCGGACAGCATCGCGTGCACCTGACCGCGATGGTGGATCTGGTGCAGGAAAAGATGCGTGAGCAGCGCATCGATGCGTTCGGGGAAAATGCCCTCCTCGCCCCGATCGGTGGCGACCCGCCGGGCCATGTCCTCCTCGGAAAGACCCGAGCAAAACGCCATCAGCCGCTCGTCCTCCTCGCGCTGGGCGTCGGTAAGCGCGGCAGGCTCCTCGAAGGGGGCGAAGTCCTGGAAAACGGCGAGTCCCGCCCCTCCTTCCTCCAGCGCGTCGAGATAGTAGCGATCGATCACCAGGATGTGGTTCAGCGTTTCTGCGATCGAAGGAAAGAAGCTGACGCGCGCGGCTTCAAACTCACCCGGACGAAGCGAAAGCACGGCGCGATAGAGCCGGTCGTTGGACCAGCGGTTGTTCGCTGCCATCGTGCAGAAATGATCGACAAGGGCGGACATAAAAGCACCTCTCCTGAAACTCTTACCAATCCATCACCACCTTGCCCGCCACGCCGGTCCGCATGGCGTCGAAGCCCTCGCGGAAATCGTCGACGGCTATGCGATGGGTGATCAGGCCGGAGACGTCGAGCGGCCCCTGCACCAAGGCGATCATCTTGTACCAGGTCTCGAACATCTCGCGGCCGTAGATGCCCTTCAGGTGCAGCATCTTGAAGATCACCTTGTTCCAGTCGATCTCGAAGCCGGTCGGCGCGATACCGAGAATGGCGATCTTGCCGCCATTGTTCATGGCGTCGATCATGTCGCGGAAGGCGGAAGCCGAGCCCGACATTTCCAATCCCACGTCGAAGCCCTCGGTCATGCCGAGGCGCGTCATGACATCGGCGAGCTTCTCCTCCCGGGCATTGACCGTGTGGCGGACGCCGAGCTTTTCGGCCAGCGCGAGCCGGCCCGGATTGATGTCGGTGATCACCACCTTGCGCGCGCCCACGCATTGCGCCACCAGCGCGCCCATGATGCCGATGGGCCCGGCCCCGGTCACCAGCACGTCCTCGCCCACAAGATCGAAGGAGAGCGCGGTGTGCACCGCGTTGCCGAGCGGATCGAAGATCGCGGCGATCTCGTCAGGCACGTCGTCGGGGATCGCCACCACGTTGTGCTGCGGCAGGGCGAGATATTCGGCGAATGCGCCGGGGCGCTGCACGCCCACACCCAGCGTGTTGCGGCACAGATGCCCCCGGCCGGCGCGGCAGTTGCGGCAGTGGCCGCACACGATGTGGCCCTCGCCGGAAACGCGCTGGCCGACGCGGTATTCGCTGACGGCGGCGCCCACATCCGCCACCTCGCCCACGAATTCGTGACCGGTGACGAGAGGCACCGGCACGGTCTTCCGCGCCCACTCGTCCCAGTTCCAGATGTGCACGTCGGTGCCGCAGATCGCCGTCTTCTTCACCTTGATCAGCACATCGTTGGGGCCGATCTCCGGCAGCGGCACGCGCTCCATCCAGAGCCCTTCCTCCGGCTTCGCCTTCACCAGTGCCTTCATCATGTTGGACATGGTCTTTTCCTTCTCCGGCGTCAGGAGATGACGCCCAGCTCCCGCCCGACCGCCCCGAAAGCCTCGACCGCCCGGTCGATATCCCCCGTCGAATGGGCAGCCGACATCTGCGTGCGGATGCGGGCCTCGCCCTTGGGCACCACGGGAAAGGAGAAGCCGATCACATAGATGCCGTGATCGAGCAGCCGTTCAGCCATCTTCGATGCCAACGCGGCATCGCCGATCATCACCGGGATGATGGGATGGCCGCTGCCGGCAAGCTTGAAGCCGAGCTTCGTCATCTCGTCGCGGAAGCGATCCGCGTTGTCATAGAGTCTGCGGCGCAAGCCGTCGCCATTCTCCACGATGTCGAACACCTTGAGCGATGCCGACGCGATCACCGGTGCCAGCGTGTTAGAGAAGAGATAGGGGCGCGAGCGCTGCCTCAGCCACTCGACCACTTCCCTCCTGGCGCTCGTATAGCCGCCGGAGGCGCCGCCCAGCGCCTTGCCGAGCGTGCCGGTGACGATATCCACCCGGCCCTCGACGCCGCAGGCTTCCGGCGTCCCCCGTCCGTGGGCGCCGACGAAACCCACCGCATGACTGTCGTCCACCATCACCATCGCGTCATATCTTTCCGCGAGATCACAGATGGTCCGGAGATTTGCTATGATGCCGTCCATGGAGAAGACGCCGTCCGTGGCGATCAACCGGAAGCGGGCGTCGGATGCCTCCTTCAGCCGCTCCTCCAACTCCGTCATGTCGTTGTTGGCGTAGCGGTAGCGCCGCGCCTTGCAGAGCCTGACGCCGTCGATGATCGAGGCGTGGTTGAGCGCATCGGAGATGATCGCGTCCTCTGGCCCGAGCAGCGTCTCGAACAGGCCGGTATTGGCATCGAAGCAGGAGGAATAGAGGATCGTGTCCTCCATCCTCAGAAATGCGGAGATTTTCGCCTCGAGCTGCTTGTGCTCCTCCTGCGTGCCGCAAATGAAGCGGACGGATGCCATGCCGTAGCCGTACCGGTCGAGCGCGGCCTTGGCCGCCTCGCGCAGCTCCTCGCTATCGGCGAGGCCCAGATAGTTGTTGGCGCAAAAATTGAGCACCTTCTTCCCGCCGCTCGTGATCGCGGCGGATTGCATGGAGGTGATGACGCGCTCGTTCTTGTAGAGACCGGCCTCTTTCAGACCGTCGATCTCGCGGGAGAGATGCTCAAGGTAGGATGCTTTCATGGGAGCCTCACAGAAAATCGCCCATTCGATGCGGGCGGCCTTTGCCCCGCCTTAGACCCGCCGCGTGATCCTCGTCAAATCGCGGCGAGCGCGGCTGCCAATTTCGTTTCGCCCGGCAGGGAAGGAGAGCCTATAAGCCGCCATCTTAGCAACAGAAGGGAACCTTTCCCATGACCGATACACGCAACCTGACGCAGCTTGGCGGAACGGCGGAGACACCCGCCTCGCCCGACGCGGCGGTGCTCGAAACCGTGCCCTTCTCGCGGGGCGACGGCCCGCCTGCAATCGTCCGCTTCACCTGCCCCGAATTCACCTCGCTCTGCCCGGTGACGGGCCAGCCCGATTTCGCTCATATCGTCATCGACTACGCGCCGGACAAGCTTCTGGTCGAATCGAAATCGCTGAAGCTCTTCCTTACTTCCTTCCGCAACCACGGCGCCTTCCACGAGGAATGTACCATCCTTATCGGCCGGCGCGTGGCGGAAGCGGCCAAGCCGCTCTGGCTCAGGATCGGTGGCTATTGGTATCCACGCGGCGGCATCCCCATCGACGTCTTCTGGCAGACAGGCGCGCCGCCGGAAAACGCCTGGGTGCCCGAGACCGGTGTGCCGCCCTACAGAGGCCGGGGATAAAGCCTCCAGCGGGGCGCGGCGGGTTCGCGCAGCTATCGAATCCGGCTATAAGACCGGCATGCCGATCCGCGCCCTTTCCGAGACCGTTATCAACCAGATCGCCGCCGGCGAGGTGATCGAACGGCCGGCGAGCGTGGTCAAGGAGCTGGTGGAAAACGCCCTCGATGCGGGCGCAAGCCGTGTCGAGGTGGCCACGGCGGGCGGCGGGCTGACGCTCATCCGCGTCATCGACGACGGCGGCGGCATCCCGGCCGAGGAGCTGCCGCTCGCGGTCGCCCGCCACTGCACGTCAAAGCTTTCCGACGACATCCACGATATCCGCACCCTCGGTTTCCGGGGCGAGGCCCTGCCCTCGATCGGCTCGGTGGCGCGTCTCACATTGCGCTCGCGCACGCCAGGCGGCGACGCCGGGGCGGAGATCATCGTGGACGGCGGACGATTGGGGCCGGTCAAGCCCGTGGCCGCCAATCGAGGCACCACGGTCGAAGTGCGCGACCTCTTCTTCGCCACGCCGGCGCGGCTCAAATTCATGAAGGGCGTGCGGGCGGAAACATCCGCCATCACGGATGTGGTGAAGCGCATCGCGCTTGCCTTTCCGGCCGTCCGGTTCACGCTGTCGGGCACGGACCGCAGCACGGTCGAGCTTCCGTCGGTGCCGGCGGACGGCGACGGGCTGCTGAGGCGGCTCGCCCAGATCATGGGAAAGGAATTCCCCGAGAACGCGCTCCCCATCGATGCGGAGCGGAACGGCGTCGGCCTGACAGGTTATGTCTCGATCCCGTCCTTCACGCGCGGCAACGCGCTGAACCAGTTCGCCTACGTAAACGGACGGCCGGTGCGCGACAAACTGATCGCCAGCGCCATCCGCGGCGCCTATATGGACGTGCTGCCGCGCGACCGGCACGCCGTCACGGCGCTTTTCCTCTCGCTCGATCCGGCACTGGTGGACGTCAACGTGCATCCGGCAAAAGCGGATGTGCGGTTTCGCGATCCGGGCCTCGTGCGCGGGCTGATCGTGGGTGCCATCCGCCAGGCGCTCGAGGGCGCCGGCATACGCTCCGCGACAACGGGCGCGGCCGCCATGATGGATGCCTTCCGTGTTCCCGAAAATCGCCCGTCCGGCAGTGGCGCGAACGGCTTCGGTCGCGGCGGGCCATTCGGTGGCGCCGATCGCCCCCGCGGCGGATGGAACGTGGAGCAGTCGCCCAGCCGCCCGTTGGAAGAGACGATCAGCCCCGCGGCGGTTTCCACCGGTTTTGCCGAAGCACGGCAGGCCGCCTTCGAAGTGGGGCCTGCCGTCAGTGCCGACGCGCGGGCAGGCGTTGCCGAAGCACCCGCCGAGCTCACCCGCCATCCGCTCGGTGCCGCCCGCGCGCAAGTGCATCAGAATTATATCGTCGCGCAGACGGAGGATGCGCTTGTCATCGTGGACCAGCACGCGGCACACGAACGTCTCGTCTACGAGGCCCTGAAGCAGGCGATCCACGCGCGCCCGCTTCCCTCGCAGATGCTGCTGATGCCCGAGATCGTCGACCTGCCGGAGGAGGATGCCGAGCGGCTCTCCGCCCATGCCGATTTCCTGGCCCGGCTCGGCCTGGGGCTCGAGCGCTTCGGGCCGGGGGCGGTCGCGGTGCGTGAGACGCCTTCGTTGCTGGGCGAAGTGGACGCCGCCGCGCTGGTGCGCGACCTCGCCGACGAGATCGCCGACAACGATACCGCCAACAGCCTCAGGGAACGCATCGACCACATCGCCGCCACGATGGCCTGCCACGGCTCCGTCCGTTCCGGCCGGAGGCTCAAGCCCGAGGAAATGAACGCGCTTCTAAGGCAGATGGAAGCCACACCCGGCTCAGGCACGTGCAATCACGGCCGTCCGACCTATATCGAGCTCAAGCTCGCCGATATCGAGAGGCTCTTCGGGCGCCGCTGAATGCCGACGGCTTGACGGATCGGGCGAAATATGGCGCATGAAGGCGTAAGCAGAGGCAGTTTCGCATGAACCGTTTCGAGGGCCCGGGTGCCCGGGAAGCACGCATCCGTTATCTCGACGGGGACTTTCAGGTCCTGACCCCCGGCGCTTTCGTTCGCTGTGCCGTCACCGGAGAGGCCATCCCGCTTGAAGAGCTGAAATATTGGAGCGTCGCGCGCCAGGAGCCCTATATGAACGCGGAAGTGTCGCTCCAGCGGGAACTCGAGCTCAACCCACCCGTCCGGCAGCACTGAGCGACGGGCCGCAGAACGTCACCACGCGTTCAATGCCGGCTAAGCGTCGCTTCTCGCGGAAGCCATTCCTTAACCCTGTTACCGCTTCCGGGAACTCGGCCTAGCCATGTCACACTGTAACCGTTAGTAAAATCCGTTGCAGATGCACGTGTGCTATTGATTCGCAAGGCACTATCCGTCCCGTGCTCTTGCCAGGCAGGCGCATGAAGTTCGTTCCGCCCGTTCTATTCCTCCTCTTCGGAATCGCCCTGTTCGGTCTCTGGGCCCTGGAGCGGAAGCTGCGCTTCGCCATGACGCTTGCGGTAGGCTTCTGCGTCCTCTCGCTCGCCATGTTCAGCCAGTTCGCGGGACTTCCGCCCGACATAGGGCAAAACGCGGTGATATCCGGCTTTCTGTACGCCGCAAGCATGGCGCTGGTGGGCGACGGCATCCTGCAGCGCTCCGGCAAGCGGTTCCCCGCTTGGCTTGCCGCGCTCTACCTGGCGGGGATTACCGGCGGGCTCTGGTACTTCTTCTATATCGACCGCAACCTCATCGCCCGGATCTACATCCTCAATTTCGGCATGGGTCTCATCCTGCTGCATGCGGCCTGGCGCGCCCGCTTCCTGTTCGCAGGCACCTGGACGGACAAGGCGCTGCTTTTCCTGCTGCTCGTATCCGGCCTGCATTTCTTTCCCCGCACGCTCCTTACGATCCGGTCCGTGACGATGCCCACCACACCGCGACAGTTCGGCGAGACCGATTTCTGGCATGCGTTGGTGCTGTCGACGTCTATCATCGGCGCAATGGGCGGCCTGTGCCTGCTCGCGATCCTCGTGGTGGACATCGTTTCCAAGCTCAGACAGGAACGCGATCTCGATCCGCTCACCGGCGTGTTGAACCGGCGCGGACTGGAACGCCAATCGCGCCGATTGGAGAAGGTGGAAGCGGGCTCCACCAGCGTGATCGTGGTGTGCGACCTCGATCGCTTCAAGGCGATCAACGATACCTATGGGCACCATGTGGGGGACACCGTGCTCGCCGCCTTCGCGGAGATCATCCGTCAGAACGTGCGCAAGCAGGACATCGTGGCGCGAACGGGCGGCGAGGAATTCGTATTGGTTCTGCGTGACATCAGCCAAGACCAGGCTTTTGGCTTTTCGGAACGGGTGCGCAAGGCCGTGGAAAAGACACGCTTTATCGGTGTCAGTGCGATCGAGCCGGTAACCTGCTGCTTCGGCCTCGCCCGCATCCGCCCCGGCGAACCGCTCTGGGCCAGTCTCAAACGCGCCGACAAGGCGCTCTACCAGGCGAAGCGGGCGGGCCGGAACCAAACCCGCGCGGAGTGGCAGGCAGACCCGGCGGGAGCAATGGCGGCCCGCAAGCCGTGACTGCGCCTGACGGCAAGCATTTGCCCCGCTAGCCTTTCATCATCCGCTCCCGCCAGGCCGCCATCGTGTCGCGAAGGATGGCGTCCGGTGCGCCGGGCTCCTCGAACACGGCTTCCACCGGCAACGCCACCACCGAGGCGGCGAAGTCCCGCACATTTCCCGGCGCGTGGCGAAGCCGCACGAGGTCCTTTTCCGTGGTGACCATCGTCAGGCCATCCGCCGAAGCCCTGGACGCCAGCTCACCGACCTCCTCCTCGCTGAAGGGATGGTGGTCGGGGAAAGAGCGCGTCGCTACGACCTCCGCGCCGGCCTCCTGCAGCGTGGCGTAGAATTTCTGCGGGTTGCCGATGCCCGCGAAGGCAAGCACGCGCTTGCCCCTCATGCCGCTCCTGCCGCGCGGGCGGATGCGGGCCGCAAAGACCGGCCGGCCCGCGCGCGAGGCGCTGCGCACGACGGCATCGGCAGCACTTCCCTGGCCCATCGTCACGATTGCGTCGGCGAAACGCATCTGATCCACGAGCGGCGCCCGCAGGGGCCCGCCGGGGATGACATGGCCGTTGCCCAGGCCGCGCCGCGCATCCACGACGATGAGGGCATAGTCCATGTGGATGCGCGCACTCTGAAAACCGTCGTCCATGACGATCAGTTCACAGCCAGCCTGCACGAGCCGCCGTGCGCCCGCCGCGCGATCCGGCGTCACAACGGTCAAGGCGTGGCGGGCGAGGAGCAGCGGTTCGTCCCCTACGACACGGGCGGAATCCTCCTCCGGATTGACCAGATGGGGCGCGGAAAAGCTGCCGCCATAGCCACGGCTCAGGAAACCCACCTTCAGTTTGCGCGCCTTCGCCTCCCTGGCGAGCGCGATGGCGACCGGAGTCTTTCCCTCGCCGCCAACCGTGAGATTGCCGATGCAGAGCACAGCCGCCGCAACTTTCTCGCGCCTGGCCGTGCGCATGCGCGTGCGCGCCGCAAACCCGTAGATGGAGGACACCGGCCACAGCGCCCAGGCGCGCCAGTCCGGCTTCTCCCACCAGAAGGGCGGCGCGTCCCCGGTCGCCATGTCAGCCCGAGCCGTTGCCGCCGTTGAGGCGGGCCTTGACGATCAGCGGATGGATGAAGGGCTCGAGCGCGGTCAGCGTGCGCGGGAGCGCGCCCGACATCTCCTGCACGGTCGCCCGTCCGGCGGCGATCATGCCACGCCGCATCTCATCGTTCTTCAAGAGGAAGTTGACGGCGCCGGCCAGCATCTGCGCATCACGCACCAGCTTGGCGCCGCCGCAGTCGATCAGCTTGCGGTAGGATTCGCGGAAATTCTGCACGTTCACGCCGGCAAGCACTGCCGTGCCCAGCATGGCCGGCTCCAGGGGGTTCTGCCCGCCTTGCCCGGTAAGGGAACGGCCGACAAAGGCGATCTCCGTCAGGCGGAGATAGAGGCCCATCTCGCCAATCGTGTTGCCGAGCAGGATATCGGTCGCGGCCGTCACCG is part of the Chelativorans sp. AA-79 genome and encodes:
- the lpxK gene encoding tetraacyldisaccharide 4'-kinase — translated: MATGDAPPFWWEKPDWRAWALWPVSSIYGFAARTRMRTARREKVAAAVLCIGNLTVGGEGKTPVAIALAREAKARKLKVGFLSRGYGGSFSAPHLVNPEEDSARVVGDEPLLLARHALTVVTPDRAAGARRLVQAGCELIVMDDGFQSARIHMDYALIVVDARRGLGNGHVIPGGPLRAPLVDQMRFADAIVTMGQGSAADAVVRSASRAGRPVFAARIRPRGRSGMRGKRVLAFAGIGNPQKFYATLQEAGAEVVATRSFPDHHPFSEEEVGELASRASADGLTMVTTEKDLVRLRHAPGNVRDFAASVVALPVEAVFEEPGAPDAILRDTMAAWRERMMKG